The sequence below is a genomic window from Phoenix dactylifera cultivar Barhee BC4 chromosome 8, palm_55x_up_171113_PBpolish2nd_filt_p, whole genome shotgun sequence.
ACAGGTGAAATGTTGATCAGCCTTCCATTAGCCATCAAGTTCCCAGTTTTCGGGCGGCATTGTACCATTGTAATTTGTGTTCATAGGAGATTAGGTTTGTCACCCTTCCCTTCCTATACATCGATTGCATTTGGCTGCTAGCATATATTCATGGTGTTTTGGCCTTCCAGGATTGAATTCTTTTATTCACCGTTTCTTTTGGGTGGTGACACTCAAAACTATTTATTTGTAATAAAGATGAAAACCTTGAATTGTGGTCTAGTTGGGAAATGAAACTTCAGGTGATCAAACTTTGATTCGTAAATTAAGAGCTTTGATGTTGTATGCCTTTTTCTATTCACCTCATGTCACGCCCTATATCCAGAGCATGATATGGCCGTGTTAGCGAAGGATACAACCCATAATAACACGAAGTCAAaccttttatttagctttcaaattcatctcaaacaaaatagaataaatataaatttaattttattatctaATAAATGGAGCCAATACTAGCTCAGAGCATCTAaattcaaatataatattaaactcATAATTTTCAATATTTAGCAAATCATTAGCTACAAATTCATAATCAACAAAAGAATTAAGATTATGCTCTGCTATATAGATCACCAAGCTTGCTAGCGCGAACTCCAAGCCTGGATCATTCTTCGTTTCTATCAATTCTATTcgtttagagagagaaaaaaatagaggtatATGAACGACAGCTCAGTAAATAAACATTTAACTATTTTATTGGATTAAGCATAAGTTTTTTCATGTCGAtgcatcatttaaaaaaaataacatgtattccaaaataagtatttcatagtatagtatattaaaacaagtcataaaataaataatgcgtgcataaatcattcatatttcataaacatGGCTCCAAGTTTATTTtgctaataaatatataaatcgtTCTTCTGTCATTTAGCCATATTATAGTTCAAACATTGCTCACAGATATTTGCGCTACTGTCACTTTATACTCATGACGGGGCCCATATTCATAATTGGCATAGATTCATATTTCATATGCCAATTTTATACCCGTTGGCGAGGCCAATGTTGTATGGATGCTAGTTTTGAGTATCGATTTTTTCATTTGTAGGAATCATACATAGCTATGAAAGCCTTTAAAAAGCTCATatctttttcataaaatatacatataaatagatgaaaaacactAAATGGCATGATTAGATTCATATGTCATAACAAAGCTATTTTCAGCAAAGCATTCATgaactatttttttataataaagcatgattttcataacacatatactgattcataattttaaaaaagtaTAATATTTCTACAAGCAAATTTTATTCACGAAAAATATGATTATCTAAAAAATAATGGGCGAATGATTTACTTACCTATTTCGTCTTAGGCCATCAAACTTCACTAGGCAATTCAGTTaactttataaaaatattaaaagcaaaattaatttgtttgacaatatttaatcaaattaaaataataaaaaatagggATGATTGGCTAAATGATAGCGTTCGACGATTTCGGGTGGGTCAGGCCTGAGCGGTTCGATCAATAAATCATagggcatggactcgatcagggCCAAGTTCGATTAATATAATTTATCATCAGTGGGTTCCGTGGACATTTGACAAGACCGAATGATTGATCCATTAGGCGACCCGGGCACCAGGGCGTTTTGGGATCTCTTTTCAGAGATCAGCTCGGGTTTGTTGGTTAGATCGACAGGACTTTATTCTGGGTTTTTTAGATCTTTTAGAGAGAAAgtaaaaagaggagagagaagagagaaaataaagaaagaggaagaatcctTCTTTCTGtctccctcttctttctttttcccttgtCGATAACTTGTGGCAGCCGCAATGACCCGACTGCCCTACCTAAGGGCAACCTGGCGATTACCGGCTCAAATCCAAGAGAACAAGAGCCTAAAACACAAAAGAACGAAGAAGAGAAGATGGAGAGCTCGTACCTAGGTCTGGCAAGGCTCTCCGACGACCTTTTCCGAAGGAAAACAGAGGAAAATTCTCAAGAAGAAAGCTTGAGATCAAGAGCAAACAACCCCTATTCTTTCATGGATCTCAAAGGGGAAGGATGGAGAATCTTAAACAGACGAAGGTCCGAGCTTTTGGTGTTTAATTAGGCTTGGAACTTAGTTATTTAGATCGCAATAGCGATCggaaaggaagaagactcccagcCGGAGTCCTTTCCCGATTCATCACGGGGCTGGGCTGGCCTCTTAGGAGCAGCCATAGGCCCAATTCAAGGACAGGCCAGTAAGTGGACCAGGCCCTCACACCTCATGTATGCCAACTCATCTGCGCTGCTTTAATTAAATTCCATTTGATCTGTGCATATGTTAACCATGCTGGCAATGTTTAATTGCACAAAAACCTCTGAACTTTCACGAGGCAAATTGATATGATTTAATTACAGTACATGGACCCAAGAAATTGTCATCTTAATCCTTCCAAAAGAACTTTTATTTTAGTTTGTGAGCTTATAGAGGGAAATATTACCACAACCAATCCTACCTTAGGCTAAAAAAATTTCAGTTTCAGGCAATGCTGCTTATGAGCTAATCTTACATCCAAACAGGTGGCTTTGTGCCGCATCAATTCACATTCAGTCTGCAACGAGGCTCTGTAACTGGGCTGATGGATTTGAGTGAACGAAAGACCTATAGTCCTTTCCATGTCTAACGGAGCCTCGAAACGGGGGAAAAGAGTGAAATGGCACAAGGCATAGAAGATGCACACCGAATAGCGAACCAAATTGAACTTCCAatgtaaaataaagaaaatacgtCTTCCAGCTGTGATGGGTCACCAGATTACTGAACCAAAACGATTTTTCTTTCAAACACGTTGATTTCTTATTTTCTGCAGCTATATCCATGACTGGGAAGCAGCGCATATGAATAACGAGGTTTGCCAGAAAAGATATTTTGAACCATCAGGCATGAAGAAACTCATTTTGTATGAAACTTTCGGCTGACGGAGTCATAGCTGGGGACCCGGACAACTGTGCAAAGAGATGTTCCAAGTGTTAATTACAACCAAATAGGCAAATAAAGATTTTGAAGGCATTACTACTTTGAAATCCAACATCAGACTCACCATCCCCCCAAGATGCCATTGTAAGTGGGGAAGAGAGAATCTTTTCAGCAAGGCAACTTATATCTTTTAGCGTAACTTCATCAATGGATTTCAGAAAATGCTCGGTAGGTTTCCTGCAACAATGATTTGATAAACCGAGTGCATTCAATTCACAAACTAGTAGAGCCAAAAGTAAGAACCAGTCAGGAGCTACCGATTGTAAATTCTCACAATCTAACTGGCCTTTTGTACGCACCATTTTAAATTCCAGAACTATGAATTTCAATTACTAATAGGCTTCCATTTGCCAAAGTTGTTGTAAAGCACCAAGATGCATAAATCATTCTTACACAGTTTGGAATAGTGCTCAACATGTCAGAAGCAACAGTTATGATTCAAGTTTCAACTTGAATTTAAGTTGCAAATGATCAATTGTAGCATAGATATGTGTAGACAGCTATACAGCTGCTTCACCTCCAAGTATGGGATAAAAAGAGGGTTAAAGACAAAACCCTGCTCGATTCCCACCAAACAAAGATTGGATACATTGACAGGATTGATATGCTCAAACTTGGTCAGCTGGTttccaattttcaactttttctTAGGTCATATACTCATATTCCACAGGTAATATGGGCATGGGTCCTTCAAGATCATAATAAATCTTGATCTAAATAAATGAAGAACTATTCTTTTGCGCCTTCTATATTGTTTCTCCCACAGtgtagcaagaaaataaaatacaaaatttaaatTCGAAAACAACATCAGCATTACTCTAATATTTTTCATATTAAATAATCAATTTTGCTAACTTTATCATAAATACATTAGCGGAGGATTTATGCATAGAGCAGTTCTACTGAACATGAGAGAGTATTTTGATTAGTGTTGGTTTTGTTGCACCAAATACCTGCCATATTGCTTTTACATTATAATACTTGGACAGGTATTAGGTTTAGGCCAAGATATCTTGTAGGGCTTCAGGGTTTGTTAGCTTAGCATACTATGAACTAACTTTTGAAGGATGAAGCAATCTGGAGACTTTCAGAGAAAAGCTTATCACCATTTTTTGATAACAGAATCTGTTATCTCATATctttaaaaagcactttagccAATTATTTTACTCTGTCCTCCTATGATTCTCAACTTTCTCCTTTATTAATATTCTTTTCTACAAACTTTTGTAATTGTATCCTTAGAATCTGCAGTAGGTTAATGAACAGTGACAAGAAACAACCATCAGATGTGTACTTCACTAATGGGGTTAGGTCTCCCTAACCCAttttccccaaaaaaaaaaaaaaaaaaaaaagaagagaaaagaaaaactagacCATGTATCAGATTAACATGCTAAAGATACTGCACAAAGAGAAGCCATGGTGTACCTTTctccatatgtcaaaatttgccGTCCTATATCTTTGGATGTTAGTACCTGCAAAAGAAAAGCAATAAGCACTTAAAAACTGACCAGACGACAAAAATTGAAATACCTTTGCAAGTTTAAAAATTACTAAAATAAACATACTCGTGATTCCAGATTCATTAGAACTGCAGACTTGGTTGAATCTTTAGCACGATCTAGTTGTACCTGATCAACtgtgaaaaaaagagaaagaaacaaagaacttACAAAATCTGAATCCAATTGAAGAATAGTCTGACAAGAAACAGAGAAACAGCAAACCTTGTCCAGGAGTTGCAACTGCAAGAAGCTCTCTGACTGCCAAATCAACAGCTTTAGAAACAAAATCTGGACCCTAATTAAGagacatgaaatcctcaatcaTGCTATTATATATATCCAGTGGCTAGGATACAAGACAACAAGATTTGGTTATATGAagaatgcatgcatgcataccgAAAAAAGGACTAGATTACAGTTTGTAATAAGACTTTTGCACCCAGAAGCATGAGTCCATGAAAACAAATGACAATCCAAACAGAATGCCATTCGGCGAGCAGTTGTTTCCACAGAAACTCAAAGATATTTGGAGGATAAAAGATTTGCCTCCTAATATCAATAGAATTGCATAGTTGAAGCATACCAAGGGTATTTATAATActacttttttttattcatttatcATGAGTTGTAATAAAATTGGTAGATGAAACAAGACTAACAATGTTCTTTATGTGAATCAGGGTTAAGGCTAATTTGACAAATTTGACAGAACCCAACTACAATGATAGATGTGACAAACCTTGCATAATGTGCTAATCTATATCAGCTCAATTTCTGGACATGTTTGCTAACTCATAAGTACTCCTTAGCAAAACCATCCTGATTTTGAGCAAATATCGACATTAATTCTGGCCCAATGAGCTGGACCAGGCCTAAATTTCTAGGCCTAATGAAGACTGGGCTGAGCCCAAGCTAACACAGAAGTACCTTGACCCAGCTTGGCCAGTCATaaagaatattttaaaaaacacatctatattataatataaagaaCCAATATTATATGTCTTATCTTATTTCCCCAATCTCTGAGTCCTAGATCTAGTTGTTTCCGATCCCCCATCACCTACACCTGCTCCCTCCTTTCTCGGAATGCCAGCATCCTCTCACACAACACTAGATACCAAACCACCATGCAGCCCCATGATCTTGAGCAAGTCTGTCTGTCCACCCCATTccacttcctccctctctcatcAACCTCCAACCACTCACCCATATCTCTTCCTCTCTTAGTCTACCCTTGCTCACACCATCCTTCCTCCGTCACCCTCTCCCATCAATGGCTGACATGTCCCACGTTTCCAATAACAGAGATTCCCCTAGACTATGCCCCATTTCCCTCTTAAGAGTCTACAAAGGTTAAGGCTGTCATAGATCAGGCCAAGAATGGGCTTGGGCCCAACAATTCATAGCTGAGTCAAGCCTGAGCTGTAAAAAATAGGGTCAAGATGAGGCTGGGCCAAGTTCAAACCAACAGGCCTTGCCTTGATCATTTCTTAGCTCATAGCGAACATGGCCCGGCCCAGCAAGTGCATAGGTCTTCTTAGATGTGCAAGCTATTTGTGCTATGCATTTTTTGGAAAAAGGCATATATGAATAATATCCAGCATAATACATCTAGATATTGATATTAATTTTTGCATTAACCACTTGATCTACAATTCAAATCTCTTATTCAGTTCCCTGACTGCATCATCAATCATTAGCCTCCCATCACTACAATATCATTATGTAATCTAAATATTTCCTAATATCATCAATTGTAAGAAACCAATTATTTCACCTTTGTATCCATGCCTCAACTATCATTTATATCTATCTAAAGATTTCATGGTGTGCAATACCGGTTTCGGTACTCGTGCCAATACTATGTTGGTATAATATTGGTACAAGTCAATTCAACATACCAACACTCTATGCCCCCCATACCGAATATCAGTTTGGTAACAGTACAACATGCATGATATGGGACGATATGCACAAATACAACGAATATTGGAAGTTTTGTTGTTTAGACGAACCTATCTAAAGATTCTAAAATTGCTACAATTGAGATCTGCCAATGGAGATCAACCAAAATCACTGTCCAGCTACTAGACTCTATGGTTGTATAGAGAATCACAAAGGTTGTTTTTCACTGGGTTTATTAATCAATGACCATATGTGTCTAGCCTTCAAGTTTCAACTGCGAGGAAATGACAAAAGGGCATCATATATACTGGATGTAGCACATAAGCTGCCATATTAGAAGCTTTCACACGATAGCACTATCTGATAAGTGGCAAAATCTGAACAGCACAGCAAAAAGGAGGGTAGATTTCAACCAATAGTTTTTCAAACCCCCCTTGGATAGAATGAACAACAATACCTCAGAATATGTgaaaagcaatttttttttggtgcattaATGTGAAAATTAATAGTAGTACATTAGTAGTGAAAATCTGAAAAATACTGTTTAACAAGGATGGTAGATATTcattattagtttttttttttcatttgtgaGCTTCATCACTAGTTTCCAGATGTAACTCATGCGTAATAAGATATTTGAAATAACCCTCCAATGAGAAGCCAGCCAAAGAACCATTAGATTTCACCTGTTATAACATGGTCTACATTAGTTGGAGATCACCAACAAATAAGCCAACAGAATGCCGCTAAAaaatgccacaaatacttctattGCTGCTACTGCAGTGCCACCCAAATTCTTTGGTAATTAGGTCAAAAAAATGGAATAAAACTAGGCAATATAACTGTTCTAACTTGATTAAAATGAGTAGCTCTAGCAAACTTTGCATATCTGGAAAGAGGCTCCCCTAAATATCTTCAGCCTGATCTCATGGCAGCCATTATCAACCTGCTAGACTCACTTATGTTCTCTGGCTGTGCCTACTTATACTTCAACTTCTTACATTAAAATTATGGTTAATGCTACTTCTTGCCCTTCTTTTAGCTCTTGACATTGTTGATTTTGTCTCACAACGACATGTTTAATAGAAGCATTCAACGAAGCAAGCACATTCCTAGACCCTCCACCCTCCTCTAATGCTGAATCTAAGTTACCTCCCAAagttatttcccgatttccatGCCCACCATCACCCACCTAGCTAAGCAACTTGATGTCGACATAACTCCTCTGGTGCCCTTCAACATTCTTTCACTGTCACTAATATACCCATGTTTCTTGCATCATAGATGTTGGATCTGCTCATTGAAGGACATTTGATACCTCCATGCTCCCTGCTAGTTACATATAAAGAATTTTGATACTTAAAATATGTCTCTTTCTTAGCAATACTCATCCCAGTACATGTTTTGCATGTACCTTAAGGTTTGTGATCCTCATATTTAACCTTGTATTCTCAGAAGGACCTTCATACAAGTGATGCAATGGAGATAGGCGTAGAATTGATGGTTTTGGTTCTTTAATTTTTTCACTCTTTAGAAACTCTTTTTAGCTTCTAGTTTCTTATACACCCACCTCAGGCAGCACACATGGTGACATGTGAAAATCATGCTTGAATAAATCATTCCAACCTTTTGAAAATCCAACCACAAACAACTTTCATATTAATTTACAAATCCTAAAAACAGTATCATTAGAAATTACAGTCGAGATATCCCATAAAAGGTTTCTAAATAATCTACAAACCCTTTACCTACGGCCGCCAGGCATGAATCAAGTGTAACTGCATTGAGTTGTATGCTTGTCAACCATGAACAAGGAAAATTAGTGTAGATCTTGAAATATTTTTCTTACATGCCTAAATCATGATCTTTCCGGCTTTGCTTGTAGACTCTGTTTACAGGAATGCTATAACAACTTCACGAATCACTGTGCAGGTCCATATGCACTCCTTTGTATGTCATTCACTCAAAACATTTTTCTCAAAAGCTTAAAATTAGTGGCTGGCACACGTTGTGCCAATGTAACGCTGTGCCATGATGACACGTGTACTGTGCTGTGACAGAACAACTTTGTTCTGGAGTGGATAGCTACAGAGCAGGAACTAGACACAGCTGCATGCTGGTGCTTTCCTGGGCCTCTACATGTGAGTCTGCAAACCTTGCTAAATATTTAGAGATACAATGTGGCATCCTTTTCATCTGCTAGCACGAGAGCGGACTCTTGCATTTTTGTAATCTATGCCACAATTACATTAACTTCATGTTTGGGCACTTGCAACTTTTTAAGAGACTTCCTATCCAATGCTAATTTGTACACTCTATCAGCATTTAAGACTCTCGATCTTTAGAAGCAAGGAGCAAAAAAGTGCTGAAACATAAGACGTTCACATTAGAAAAAGGGTATAATACAGCACAAACATTTCAGCAATCCCCACTTTAAgttataaaagaaaagaaaaaaagatacttGGCCCATACTGCAGACAAGGTTCtaacaataaaagaaaaacaagattcGATGCACAAAGTGAGTTTCAATTGGCATAAGAAACAAAAGATAATGCCATGATGAAGGTATCGATACATATTACAGCGGGATACATAAAATCATGGGACGATTACTGTCTTTACATTTATGTTTATCCCTATAGTATAATCCATAAATAAcatataaatcaaataaatataTCAAGGCATTAAATGGAAGAGTGAGCAATATCCGTTGCATTGCCAGATTTATTGCATTATGTTAAGCATGATAAACAGCATAATCATTACATAAATGAAACATTCAACAAATCCCACATGTTTAACTAAAGTTATTGCTGATAGAAGCAAATTGTTACATAGCATCAATGCTTTTGAACACAAGAAATTATTTGgcaataaaattcaaaataaaacaagaaatccaaagaatttaaaaaaaaaaatctataatcaTCCATGTAATATAGTCTTACAGTGGTTGCATAAATTCCAAAAAGGCCAGTATGATTGTAGATATTGCTGAAAGAAGAAAACAACTGAATCTGTGGGAACTCATTTAAGACTCGTAGATCTGTAAACCAGTGTAAGGGTTAGATATATGATAGACAGATCAAATAAGTAACGGAAAATCAAGTCTTACACCTTATAGAGCACTTCAACATGATACATACAAACACAAATATTCACAGGATCCAAATTTTGGTAGCTAAACAGTAGAAACCGTAGTTTATTTGCAaagcaccatatccagaatatttAGTCCTTACAAAGACAAGAATGCATTCCTTTCCCCGGTCCTCCAGCAGAGAATGAACCACCGCCTCCCATAAGCATCTGGAAGATATGGCATCACTTCGGATGATATTGTTTGAAAGACCATGAGCAAATAACCAACAGAATCAAATGATGCCTGATCCTAAAAACTAATGAGCTGCTTGTCAGATAAGTTTTTCCTTGAACCTGAAGTACTGTGAGTGTCATGGTTTCGTTTTCTTTATGCCATCCACCAGGAACCTCGAATGCAAGGGCAACATGTGTCTTCTGTTGTCAAAATGAATTTCAGAAAGATGGAAAGTAACAAGATAATAATCAACAAAACTGTGAGATAAATGACTGAACAGAACAAATTCCGCACTCTTAATACACACCGATGGATCTGCCTGGCATCTATAGTCTCCTCCAACATACACAGATTTTGGCTCTTCAGGATGCGACACTTTGGGAAGGTCAGACAAAAGTGGTTCAGCAACTGATACCAATTTCTCATGTTCCACACCTGTTTGCCACAAGTACCATTCGAGAAGCAGTGTAGTTCTCCTGAAAATTCTTGCAACCATGAGTCAAAACAGCCTATCAACCcacacacagacacacacaaaaaaaaaaagaagagtaaTACACTATTACAAGACCAATACTTGATCTTACACCAACAAATTCCTCAAGAATGGTGCCATTCAATCTGTTTATTGCAGATTCCGGAGCAATCAATGGATTTGCCAATGCGCCAGAATAGCCAGCAGAATGAATAGCCTCCAAAAGCAAACCCTGTGGATTATTAGAAGCTCCTCCGAGCTCTGCCTTTATTTTCTTCAGctgaaa
It includes:
- the LOC103713438 gene encoding LOW QUALITY PROTEIN: mitochondrial-processing peptidase subunit alpha (The sequence of the model RefSeq protein was modified relative to this genomic sequence to represent the inferred CDS: deleted 1 base in 1 codon), with amino-acid sequence MAFKTTTNRSHLRIVREIEAIGGSVTASASREQMGYTYDALKTYMPEMVEVLIDCVRNPVFLEWEVNEELKKIKAELGGASNNPQGLLLEAIHSAGYSGALANPLIAPESAINRLNGTILEEFVGENYTASRMVLVATGVEHEKLVSVAEPLLSDLPKVSHPEEPKSVYVGGDYRCQADPSKTHVALAFEVPGGWHKENETMTLTVLQMLMGGGGSFSAGGPGKGMHSCLYLRVLNEFPQIQLFSSFSNIYNHTGLFGIYATTGPDFVSKAVDLAVRELLAVATPGQVDQVQLDRAKDSTKSAVLMNLESRVLTSKDIGRQILTYGERKPTEHFLKSIDEVTLKDISCLAEKILSSPLTMASWGDVVRVPSYDSVSRKFHTK